A genomic region of Parambassis ranga chromosome 7, fParRan2.1, whole genome shotgun sequence contains the following coding sequences:
- the LOC114438159 gene encoding ral GTPase-activating protein subunit beta-like isoform X8 has protein sequence MYSDWRSLQLVVQSDQGHLSVLHTYPTSVGTEVANAVVKPLGTAVSPVATENILKTDKEVKWTMEVLCYGLTLPLEGDTVRLCVDVYTDWMMALVSPRDSMPQPVVKEPNMYVQTILKHLYNVFVPRPEQHGPNHIRLCQQVLTAVQKLARESVSMVRETWEVLLLFLLRINDTLLAPPTAGVGVAEKLADKLMAVLFEVWLLACARCFPTPPYWKTAREMLANWRHHPPVVEQWSRVACALTSRLLRFTHGPSFPPFKVPDEDASLIPLEMDNDCVAQTWYRFLHMLSNPVDLSNPAIVSTTPKFQEQFLNSSGIPHEVVLHPCLKQLPQIFFRAMRGVSCLVDAFLGVSVEKRDVRERVFTFCPVLLSHGISRPRADSAPPTPVNRMSMSPPPSIANTTPPHSRKQRHTVVTKTTSKSSTGSGNQPTKASQQQQQQQTSSSPTLLSSPNQSSWESRPLPAPARPKVNSILNLFGQWLFDAALVHCKLHSGLSRDPSMTAIATQVGLELRRKGSQMSTDSMVPNPLFDTNEFPESYEAGRAEACGTLCRIFCSKKTGEDILPVYLSRFYMVLIQGLQISDFICRPVLASIILNSSSLFCTDLKGINVVVPYFIAALETIVPDRELSKFKIYVNPTDLRRASINILLAMLPLPHHFGNIKSEVLLEGKFNEEDGWPHDQPVSFLSLRLRLVNVLIGALQTETDPTNTQLILGAMLNIVQDSALLESIGAQTETGSIDGSHVAGKSQSHSRTNSGVSFTSGGSTEATSPDSERPAQALLRDYDTAAGLLVRSIHLVTQRLNSQWRQDMSISLAALELLAGLAKVKVGVDSADRKRAVSSICGYIVYQCSRPAPLQSRDLHSMIVAAFQFLCVWLTEHPDMLDEKDCLVEVLEIVELGISGSKSRQDQEVRHKGEKEHNPASMRVKDAAEATLSCIMQVLGAFPSPSGPASTCSLLNEDTLIRYARLSATGASNFRYFVLDNSVILAMLEQPLGNEQNPSPSVTVLIRGTAGRHAWTMQLFHQPRGARANQRVFVPEGRPKPQNNVGIKYNVKQRPFPEEVDKIPLVKADVSIPDLDDIVSKELEVQHDKLRILMTKQIEYENALERHSEENFKSKPFPDPQTDCKPPPPSQEFQTARLFLSHFGFLSLEALKEPNNSRLPPHLIGLESSLPGFFDDISYLDLLPCRPFDTVFIFYVRAGQKSSHEILRNVESSASVQPHFLEFLLSLGWPVDVGRHPGWTGHLDTSWSLNSCSDSNDMLQGEEAATPEDTGGSVFNGEKKVLYYADALTEIAFVVPSLTENSEESSVHSDSTVEADTNTDLMPAMLKQPNLTLELFPNHSENLESAKKLSPLVKTKRSSTGKSFPQLGPETKVFVVWVERFDDIENFPLSDLLAETSTGLEASTSNSTSCRSGLLEKDVPLIFIHPLKTGLFRIRLHGAVGKFGMVIPLVDGMVVSRRALGFLVRQTVINVCRRKRLESDLYNPPHVRRKQKITEIVQRYRNKQLEPEFYTSLFHEVGEGKPHL, from the exons GTGAAATGGACCATGGAAGTGCTATGTTACGGACTGACCCTCCCCTTAGAGGGGGAcactgtcaggctgtgtgtggatgtgtacaCAGACTGGATGATGGCCCTGGTGTCACCCCGGGACTCAATGCCTCAGCCTGTTGTGAAGGAGCCCAATATGTATGTCCAAACCATTCTCAAGCACCTCTACAATGTCTTTGTGCCAAG GCCTGAACAGCATGGTCCAAACCACATCAGGCTTTGCCAGCAGGTTCTGACTGCAGTTCAGAAGCTGGCACGGGaatctgtttccatggtgagGGAAACCtgggaggtgctgctgctcttcctgctTCGCATCAATGATACATTACTTGCACCACCCACAGCTGGAG TAGGGGTAGCTGAGAAACTGGCAGACAAACTTATGGCAGTGCTGTTTGAGGTGTGGCTGCTTGCATGTGCCCGCTGCTTTCCGACACCACCATATTGGAAGACAGCAAGAGAGATGCTGGCCAACTGGAGACATCACCCTCCTGTTGTAGAGCAATGGAGCAGAGTGGCATGTGCTCTGACCTCCAG aCTTTTGCGGTTTACCCACGGACCATCCTTCCCACCTTTTAAAGTTCCAGATGAGGATGCCAGTTTGATTCCATTAGAGATGGACAATGACTGTGTGGCACAGACGTGGTATCGATTTCTCCACATGCTCAG CAACCCAGTGGACCTGAGCAACCCTGCTATAGTGAGCACCACTCCAAAGTTTCAGGAACAGTTCCTTAACTCAAGTGGCATCCCCCATGAGGTGGTGTTGCATCCATGCTTGAAACAGCTACCCCAGATCTTCTTCAGGGCTATGAGGGGTGTCAGTTGCTTAGTGGATGCCTTCTTGG GTGTCTCTGTTGAAAAGAGAGATGTACGGGAGAGGGTGTTCACTTTTTGTCCAGTGCTGCTCTCTCATG GTATATCCCGACCCAGGGCTGACAGTGCTCCACCCACCCCAGTCAATAGAATGAGCATGTCGCCTCCCCCCTCCATTGCCAACACCACGCCCCCTCACAGCCGCAAGCAGCGGCATACAGTGGTCACCAAAACTACAAGCAAGAGTTCAACT GGCAGTGGTAATCAACCAACCAAAGCAtcccagcagcaacagcagcagcagacttcGTCCTCCCCAACCCTGCTTTCCAGCCCCAACCAGAGCAGCTGGGAGTCTCGGCCCCTCCCTGCTCCAGCACGGCCAAAGGTCAACAGCATCCTTAACCTGTTCGGCCAGTGGCTTTTTGATGCCGCTCTGGTCCACTGTAAGCTCCACAGCGGCCTCAGCCGAGACCCCAGCATGACCG CGATAGCCACTCAGGTGGGTCTGGAACTGAGAAGGAAGGGTTCCCAAATGTCCACTGACTCCATGGTGCCCAATCCACTGTTTGATACCAATGAGTTCCCCGAGAGCTATGAAGCAGGACGAGCTGAAGCCTGTGGAACTCTGTGTCGTATCTTCTGTAGCAAGAAAACTGGAGAGGATATTCTGCCTGTTTACCTGTCCAG GTTCTACATGGTCTTGATTCAAGGTCTCCAGATTTCTGATTTCATCTGTAGACCAGTTCTGGCTTCTATCATTCTCAATTCGTCATCACTCTTCTGTACTGACCTGAAGGGCATCAATGTGGTGGTGCCATACTTCATAGCTGCACTGGAGACTATTGTGCCAGACAG GGAGCTGTCCAAATTCAAGATCTATGTAAATCCTACTGACCTGAGGAGAGCTTCCATCAACATCTTGCTTGCTATGCTGCCACTGCCGCATCATTTTGGCAACATAAAGTCAGAG GTTTTGTTGGAGGGGAAGTTCAATGAGGAAGATGGGTGGCCTCACGACCAGCCTGTGTCTTTCTTGTCACTGAGACTACGCCTTGTCAATGTCCTCATAGGagcgctgcagacagagactgaCCCAACCAACACACAGCTTATCTTAG gTGCAATGCTTAATATAGTTCAAGACTCTGCGTTGTTAGAGTCCATAGGTGCACAGACTGAAACG GGGAGTATAGACGGGAGCCATGTGGCAGGAAAGAGTCAAAGTCACAGCCGGACAAACAGTGGCGTCAGCTTCACCAGTGGAGGCAGCACAGAGGCCACCAGCCCAGACTCTGAGCGTCCTGCACAGGCACTGCTCCGGGACTACG ATACAGCGGCAGGCCTGCTAGTGCGCAGCATCCACTTGGTCACTCAGAGGCTCAACTCCCAGTGGAGGCAAGACATGAGCATCTCACTGGCTGCCCTCGAGCTGCTGGCTGGACTAGCCAAG GTAAAAGTGGGAGTAGACTCTGCAGACCGTAAGCGTGCTGTCAGCTCTATATGCGGCTACATTGTGTACCAGTGTAGCCGTCCAGCTCCTCTGCAGTCCAGAGACCTCCACTCCATGATTGTAGCTGCCTTccagttcctgtgtgtgtggctcacagAGCACCCTGACATGCTGGATGAGAAG GATTGTTTGGTTGAGGTTTTAGAGATTGTGGAGCTGGGAATCTCAGGCAGCAAGTCCAGGCAAGATCAGGAAGTCCGACACAAGGGAGAGAAGGAGCACAACCCTGCTTCAATGAGAGTAAAGGATGCTGCTGAAGCAACGTTGTCCTG TATCATGCAGGTGTTGGGGGCTTTCCCTTCTCCCAGTGGGCctgcctccacctgcagcttgCTGAATGAAGATACCCTAATCCGTTATGCCAGGCTCAGTGCTACAGGAGCAAGTAACTTCCGCTACTTTGTCCTGGACAACTCTGTTATCCTCGCAATGCTGGAGCAACCACTTGGCAACGAGCAGA ACCCCAGCCCATCAGTGACCGTTTTGATTCGAGGGACAGCTGGCAGACACGCTTGGACCATGCAGCTATTCCATCAACCAAGAGGAGCTCGGGCTAATCAGAGG GTGTTTGTTCCAGAGGGCCGTCCAAAACCTCAAAATAATGTGGGGATCAAATACAACGTCAAGCAGAGGCCCTTCCCTGAAGAAGTGGATAAGATCCCTCTTGTCAAAGCTGATGTCAGCATCCCTGACCTGGACGACATTGTCAGTAAGGAG CTGGAAGTTCAGCATGACAAGCTTCGCATACTAATGACCAAGCAGATAGAGTATGAGAATGCCTTGGAGCGCCACAGTGAGGAAAACTTCAAGTCCAAGCCTTTCCCAGACCCACAGACAGACTGCAAACCCCCTCCACCTTCACAGGAGTTCCAGACAGCTCGCCTCTTCCTCTCCCACTTTGGCTTTCTGTCTCTGGAGGCCCTTAAG GAACCCAACAACAGCCGTCTACCTCCTCATCTGATTGGGTTGGAGTCGTCCTTACCAGGGTTTTTTGATGACATCAGCTACCTGGACCTGCTTCCCTGCCGACCATTcgacactgtttttattttttatgtgagGGCTGGACAAAAGAGCAGCCATGAG ATTCTGAGGAATGTGGAGTCATCAGCCAGTGTCCAGCCTCACTTCTTGGAGTTTCTGTTGTCCTTGGGCTGGCCTGTGGATGTGGGACGCCATCCAGGGTGGACAGGACACTTAGACACCAGCTGGTCCCTGAATTCCTGCTCTGACAGCAACGACATGCTACAAGGAG AGGAAGCAGCCACTCCTGAGGACACAGGAGGTTCAGTGTTCAACGGGGAGAAGAAGGTTCTGTACTATGCTGATGCTCTGACAGAGATTGCATTTGTGGTTCCGTCTCTAACTGAAAATTCTG AGGAATCATCAGTGCACAGTGACTCCACAGTGGaggcagacacaaacacagacctcaTGCCAGCTATGCTGAAACAACCCAATCTCACACTGGAACTGTTCCCCAACCATTCTGAAAACCTGGAGTCTGCCAAAAAG CTTAGTCCTTTGGTGAAGACGAAAAGGTCATCAACTGGAAAGTCTTTCCCTCAGCTGGGGCCTGAAACAAAAGTATTTGTGGTCTGGGTGGAGCGCTTTGATGATATTG agaACTTCCCGTTGTCTGATCTGTTGGCGGAAACCAGCACTGGCCTGGAAGCTAGCACAAGCAACAGCACCTCCTGCAG GTCGGGGTTACTAGAAAAGGACGTTCCCCTGATCTTCATCCACCCTCTGAAGACAGGACTGTTCAGAATCCGCCTGCATGGAGCCGTTGGCAAATTCGGCATGGTTATTCCCCTGGTGGACGGCATGGTGGTCAGCCGCAGAGCTCTAG GGTTCCTCGTGCGTCAAACGGTCATCAACGTGTGCCGGAGGAAACGCCTGGAAAGTGACTTGTACAACCCGCCTCATGTGAGGCGGAAGCAGAAAATAACAGAGATCGTCCAGCGATACCGCAACAAGCAGCTGGAGCCTGAGTTTTACACTTCGCTCTTCCACGAGGTGGGGGAGGGAAAGCCCCACCTctaa